One region of Exiguobacterium acetylicum genomic DNA includes:
- the purC gene encoding phosphoribosylaminoimidazolesuccinocarboxamide synthase yields the protein MQPLYEGKAKRLYTTQEQDVLRIVYKDEATAFNGEKKEVFAGKGELNNRLTSHFFEILEQAGIPTHFIERVSEREQLVRRVTIIPLEVVVRNVVAGSLSKRLGIEEGTVLETPIVEFYYKDDTLGDPLVTSSHINLLKIATSEELKELSDKALRVNEVLQPYFRQNGITLIDFKLEYGKTADGTILLADEISPDTCRLWDQATGEHLDKDVFRRNIGSLTETYQTLFNRLGGNTQ from the coding sequence ATGCAACCACTTTATGAAGGAAAAGCAAAACGATTGTACACGACGCAGGAGCAGGATGTGCTCCGGATCGTCTATAAAGACGAGGCCACGGCATTCAACGGCGAGAAAAAAGAAGTCTTTGCTGGAAAAGGCGAATTAAACAACCGATTGACGAGTCATTTCTTTGAAATCCTCGAACAAGCGGGCATTCCGACACATTTTATTGAACGTGTCTCGGAGCGCGAACAGCTCGTACGTCGTGTCACCATCATCCCACTCGAAGTCGTCGTCCGAAACGTCGTCGCGGGGAGCTTGAGTAAACGGCTCGGTATCGAAGAAGGTACGGTGCTCGAAACACCAATCGTTGAGTTCTACTATAAAGATGATACGTTAGGCGATCCACTCGTCACCTCATCACACATTAATTTACTGAAGATTGCGACTTCTGAAGAGTTAAAAGAGTTGTCGGACAAAGCGCTTCGCGTAAACGAAGTCTTGCAGCCTTACTTCCGTCAAAACGGAATCACGTTGATTGATTTTAAATTGGAGTACGGCAAGACGGCAGACGGAACGATTCTACTGGCTGATGAGATTTCACCAGATACATGCCGTTTGTGGGATCAGGCGACAGGAGAACATCTCGATAAAGATGTCTTCCGCCGCAATATCGGTTCACTGACAGAGACTTACCAAACACTATTCAATCGCCTAGGAGGAAACACACAATGA
- the purE gene encoding 5-(carboxyamino)imidazole ribonucleotide mutase has protein sequence MGNVEVGVIMGSQSDWETMKHTCDVLEQLEIPYEKKVVSAHRTPDLMFRYAESARERGLKVIIAGAGGAAHLPGMVAAKTTLPVIGVPVKSRALQGIDSLLSIVQMPGGVPVATVAIGEAGAKNAGLLAAQILSIQDERLARKLDHMRVELEGDVIASGGNLL, from the coding sequence ATGGGAAATGTAGAAGTCGGCGTCATCATGGGAAGTCAATCGGATTGGGAAACGATGAAACATACATGTGATGTGTTGGAGCAACTTGAGATTCCATACGAAAAGAAAGTCGTTTCCGCACACCGGACACCGGATCTAATGTTTCGTTATGCTGAATCAGCACGTGAACGAGGACTGAAGGTCATCATTGCCGGTGCAGGCGGTGCTGCTCATCTCCCGGGCATGGTCGCTGCTAAAACGACATTACCCGTTATCGGTGTTCCTGTGAAAAGTAGAGCGCTCCAAGGAATTGATTCCTTGCTCTCGATCGTTCAAATGCCAGGTGGCGTACCGGTCGCAACGGTCGCCATCGGAGAAGCAGGCGCAAAAAACGCCGGATTGCTAGCTGCTCAAATTCTCTCGATTCAAGATGAACGACTTGCACGCAAGCTCGATCATATGCGAGTCGAACTAGAAGGAGACGTCATTGCATCTGGAGGGAACCTGCTATGA
- the purQ gene encoding phosphoribosylformylglycinamidine synthase subunit PurQ: MKFAVIVFPGSNCDLDMYHAVKDALGEEAEYVFHTETSLEGYDGVLLPGGFSYGDYLRCGAIARFSPIMEEVKRFAAEGKTVLGVCNGFQILVEAGLLPGVLHRNNGLKFMCRTVELKVENTKTRFTSDYLPGETISIPIAHGEGNYYCDDATYAMLQTNGQIAFTYVDNPNGSRGDIAGITNKAGNVLGMMPHPERAVELLTGGTDGLKLFTSLVKQGAHHAKTTV; this comes from the coding sequence ATGAAGTTCGCGGTCATCGTCTTTCCGGGATCGAACTGTGATTTAGATATGTACCATGCGGTCAAAGATGCGCTCGGAGAAGAAGCGGAATACGTCTTCCATACCGAAACATCACTTGAAGGCTACGACGGCGTCCTACTGCCGGGCGGATTCTCCTACGGAGATTACCTTCGTTGCGGCGCGATCGCGCGCTTCTCACCGATCATGGAAGAAGTCAAACGTTTTGCGGCAGAAGGGAAAACGGTCCTCGGGGTATGTAACGGATTTCAGATCCTTGTCGAAGCGGGACTCTTACCAGGTGTCTTGCACCGCAACAACGGCTTGAAGTTCATGTGCCGGACGGTTGAACTAAAGGTTGAGAATACAAAGACACGTTTTACATCGGATTACCTGCCAGGCGAGACGATCTCGATTCCGATCGCGCATGGTGAAGGAAACTACTACTGCGACGATGCGACTTACGCGATGCTGCAAACGAACGGACAAATCGCCTTCACGTATGTCGATAATCCGAACGGCTCACGCGGTGATATCGCCGGGATCACGAACAAAGCCGGCAACGTTCTCGGGATGATGCCACACCCGGAACGAGCGGTCGAGTTATTGACTGGCGGAACAGATGGACTAAAACTCTTTACTTCACTCGTCAAACAGGGGGCACACCATGCTAAAACAACAGTCTGA
- the purK gene encoding 5-(carboxyamino)imidazole ribonucleotide synthase — protein MKRIGILGGGQLGRMMALSAREMGFEILTLDPTDNAPCAQVADQHIQAAFTDVEAAKQLAAESDVVTYEFENISTEVAEAIGTKLIHGTDLLFQTQHRVREKEMIERIGHSVAPYYPVTHPSDLEEAKQRLGLPFVLKTARFGYDGKGQTVIRTEEQFQAAIERFEPTEYVAEQWLPFDQEISVIVTRSATETRVFPVSENIHQENILHLSIVPARISESLEQEAIALAESIADAVGLIGTLAIELFVVGSRLIVNELAPRPHNSGHYSIDACETSQFEQHIRAISGLPLGDTRLTTPVVMANILGQHVTALYEELPRLSARTKVHLYGKAEAKTGRKMGHLNILADTVDDALAEVERLSIWKETVQ, from the coding sequence ATGAAACGAATCGGGATACTAGGCGGCGGTCAACTTGGTCGAATGATGGCTCTGTCGGCGCGTGAGATGGGCTTTGAGATTTTGACACTCGACCCAACGGACAACGCACCATGCGCGCAAGTGGCGGATCAACATATTCAAGCTGCTTTCACGGATGTCGAGGCAGCCAAACAGCTCGCAGCTGAATCAGATGTCGTCACCTACGAATTTGAGAACATCTCGACGGAGGTCGCTGAAGCGATCGGGACGAAACTGATTCATGGAACGGATCTTCTTTTTCAAACGCAACATCGGGTACGGGAAAAAGAGATGATTGAACGCATTGGACACTCTGTCGCTCCGTACTATCCGGTGACGCATCCGTCTGACTTAGAGGAAGCAAAACAACGACTCGGGTTACCGTTCGTCTTGAAGACAGCACGATTCGGCTATGACGGAAAAGGACAGACCGTCATCCGGACGGAAGAACAGTTCCAAGCGGCAATCGAGCGATTCGAACCAACAGAGTATGTTGCGGAGCAGTGGTTACCGTTTGATCAGGAAATTTCCGTCATCGTCACTCGAAGCGCAACAGAAACACGTGTCTTCCCGGTCAGTGAGAACATTCACCAAGAGAACATTTTGCATCTATCGATCGTACCGGCACGTATCTCTGAATCACTCGAACAAGAAGCGATTGCGCTCGCTGAATCGATCGCGGATGCCGTCGGGCTGATCGGTACACTGGCCATCGAGTTGTTCGTCGTTGGTTCTCGACTAATCGTCAATGAACTAGCACCCCGACCACACAATTCGGGACACTATTCAATCGATGCTTGCGAAACATCCCAATTCGAGCAGCATATCCGTGCCATCAGTGGTCTCCCACTCGGTGATACCCGTCTGACGACACCGGTCGTCATGGCGAACATCCTGGGTCAGCATGTCACAGCATTATACGAGGAACTACCGAGACTAAGCGCTCGGACGAAAGTTCACTTATATGGAAAAGCAGAAGCCAAGACAGGACGCAAAATGGGCCATTTGAACATTCTTGCGGACACCGTCGACGATGCTTTGGCAGAAGTCGAACGCCTGTCGATATGGAAGGAGACAGTTCAATGA
- a CDS encoding acyltransferase family protein gives MNKRDAYWDNAKFGLITLVVFGHLIEPMISKDVGMTNLFHFIYLFHMPAFVFISGYFTKGRMTTSRLLRLTLDYLVLFLLVQTVFVAVTKWMGLTQYAFWTLQPAYIYWYLFAVFIWTLMLWGIVWINHFLQVSLWYFVAGSIMVSVYLGFFETIGWTLSASRIIVFFPFFLLGYTLRRHKLTFPTSGGAKVFGLGMGGIAIVLLLRYPEILNFQLLSGTSGYAPMGLGLEGAGIRLSLYGLQLLLVCAFFAWIPRRHGIGTTLGAHTLPIYVGHGFIVKAMVAASFYDNVESWHLVWVGMTTILILVLLGNFPMTLQLSKWIKVDSEQKNAYKTERSDKLSG, from the coding sequence ATGAACAAACGTGATGCATATTGGGATAATGCAAAATTCGGATTGATTACGCTCGTCGTATTCGGTCATTTGATTGAACCGATGATTTCAAAAGATGTCGGTATGACGAACCTGTTTCATTTCATTTATCTGTTTCATATGCCGGCATTCGTCTTCATCTCCGGCTATTTTACAAAGGGACGGATGACGACATCTCGTCTTCTTCGACTCACACTAGACTATCTTGTACTGTTTCTACTTGTACAAACGGTATTCGTCGCAGTGACAAAGTGGATGGGACTTACACAATATGCGTTTTGGACGCTGCAACCGGCGTATATCTATTGGTATCTGTTTGCCGTATTTATATGGACGTTAATGTTGTGGGGAATCGTCTGGATCAATCACTTTCTACAAGTGTCATTATGGTACTTTGTCGCAGGAAGCATCATGGTCAGTGTTTATCTCGGCTTTTTTGAAACGATTGGTTGGACACTCAGTGCTTCACGGATTATCGTATTTTTCCCGTTCTTTTTACTGGGCTATACATTACGACGACACAAGTTAACCTTTCCGACGTCGGGTGGCGCAAAGGTTTTTGGATTAGGGATGGGCGGAATCGCAATCGTCCTACTGTTACGTTACCCAGAGATTTTGAACTTTCAATTGTTGAGTGGTACAAGCGGTTATGCTCCTATGGGTCTCGGTTTAGAAGGAGCAGGTATTCGACTTTCTTTGTATGGTTTGCAACTGCTTTTAGTCTGCGCTTTTTTTGCTTGGATACCACGACGACATGGAATTGGAACAACACTGGGTGCTCACACATTACCGATTTATGTCGGACACGGTTTTATCGTCAAAGCGATGGTAGCTGCATCGTTCTATGACAATGTAGAGAGTTGGCATCTGGTATGGGTTGGGATGACAACCATTCTAATATTAGTTTTACTTGGAAACTTCCCAATGACACTGCAACTATCGAAATGGATCAAGGTAGATTCCGAACAGAAGAACGCTTACAAAACCGAACGTTCGGATAAATTAAGTGGTTAA
- a CDS encoding proline dehydrogenase family protein, which translates to MIQMLQQITGPVFEYLAENRLLIQLARKVGLPLGGTLFVGGQGAEETLDTVKQFNQDGRAATVDCLGEFIETEQDAVDIANECIKVIGQIKEHDLDAQVSLKLTSIGLRIDPDIAYQQLSRIAEVADQQNMRVTVNMEEAMMVESIVRVFERVHERYPNVGIALQANVYRSRFDLERLQATVRIVKGAYDGDDELYIQPKKTVDETYLQLVKVNLLNGNYTQIATHDEQIIQQIIDFTQMKQIDPSRFEFQMLQGMRPKRQQELVRQGYRVVIYVPHGVDWYTYLMRRLAERPANIAFTVGAMLRR; encoded by the coding sequence ATGATTCAGATGTTACAGCAGATTACTGGACCTGTATTTGAGTACTTGGCTGAGAATAGGTTACTGATTCAATTAGCGAGAAAAGTCGGATTGCCGCTTGGTGGAACATTATTCGTCGGAGGACAGGGCGCAGAAGAGACACTCGACACTGTGAAACAATTTAATCAAGATGGACGAGCTGCTACGGTGGATTGTCTAGGAGAGTTCATTGAGACGGAGCAGGACGCGGTAGACATCGCAAATGAATGTATTAAAGTCATCGGGCAAATCAAAGAACATGATCTAGATGCACAAGTATCGCTAAAGCTAACATCGATTGGATTAAGAATCGATCCGGATATCGCCTATCAACAGTTGAGTCGTATTGCAGAGGTTGCAGATCAACAAAACATGCGCGTGACAGTCAACATGGAAGAAGCGATGATGGTTGAGTCAATCGTCAGAGTCTTCGAACGCGTGCATGAACGATATCCAAACGTCGGGATTGCGTTACAGGCAAACGTCTATCGAAGTCGTTTTGATCTAGAACGTCTTCAGGCAACAGTACGTATCGTCAAAGGGGCATACGATGGAGACGATGAACTCTATATTCAACCGAAGAAGACAGTCGATGAGACATACCTTCAATTAGTAAAAGTTAATTTGTTAAATGGGAACTACACGCAAATCGCGACACATGATGAACAGATCATTCAGCAAATCATTGACTTTACTCAAATGAAACAGATTGATCCATCACGGTTTGAATTTCAAATGCTTCAAGGCATGCGACCGAAACGACAACAAGAGTTAGTTCGACAAGGTTATCGTGTCGTCATCTACGTTCCGCATGGTGTGGACTGGTATACGTATTTGATGAGACGGTTAGCAGAACGCCCAGCGAATATCGCGTTTACAGTAGGAGCCATGTTAAGAAGGTAA
- the purS gene encoding phosphoribosylformylglycinamidine synthase subunit PurS, which produces MKKVIVSIALRESILDPQGVAVKGGLQQLGFTGVESVRIGKQIELLVETETTEAMIHEMCQKLLVNTVMEDYQITIEEVTPA; this is translated from the coding sequence ATGAAAAAAGTCATCGTATCGATCGCATTACGGGAAAGCATTTTAGATCCACAAGGAGTTGCTGTAAAAGGCGGATTGCAACAGCTTGGTTTTACCGGTGTCGAAAGTGTCCGAATCGGAAAACAGATTGAACTGCTCGTTGAGACGGAAACGACAGAAGCGATGATTCATGAGATGTGTCAAAAATTACTCGTCAACACGGTGATGGAAGATTACCAAATTACGATCGAAGAGGTGACGCCAGCATGA
- a CDS encoding NETI motif-containing protein — MAKKTKLRVAVEENETIGACLDRIDAMGYRPTVRREEPIFKLDANGEPYPIRQQIVFDCKVKENE; from the coding sequence ATGGCGAAAAAAACGAAACTACGCGTAGCCGTCGAAGAGAACGAGACGATTGGTGCCTGTTTGGATCGTATCGATGCCATGGGATACCGCCCGACGGTCCGACGAGAAGAGCCGATCTTTAAATTAGACGCGAATGGCGAACCGTATCCAATTCGTCAGCAAATCGTCTTCGATTGCAAAGTGAAAGAGAACGAATAA
- the guaA gene encoding glutamine-hydrolyzing GMP synthase: MILVLDFGGQYNQLITRRIRDLGVYSELHSHKITAAEVKEIAPAGIIFSGGPRSVYAEDAYRCDPEIFDLGIPIFGICYGMQLMSQHFGGTVERAGHREYGKATLTLQDPSPMYANLPLEQTVWMSHSDLVTSVPNGFVVDGTNVSCPIASIKNEELKMYGVQYHPEVNHTVFGKELLKNFLFEVCQCAGDWSMENFIEIEVAKIQEQVGDKKVLCALSGGVDSSVVAALIHKAIGDQLTCMFVDHGLLRKGEAESVMKTFADHFHMNVIKIDAQDRFLDKLRGISDPEQKRKIIGNEFVYVFDEEASKLTDMDFLAQGTLYTDIIESGTDTAQTIKSHHNVGGLPEDMQFELIEPINTLFKDEVRELGKELGLSDEIVWRQPFPGPGLGIRVLGEITDEKLEIVRESDFILRDEIKKAGLEREIWQYFTVLPPIRSVGVMGDERTYDYAVGIRAVTSIDGMTSDWARIPWDVLEKISVRIVNEVQNVNRVLYDVTSKPPSTIEWE; this comes from the coding sequence ATGATTCTCGTCCTCGATTTTGGAGGACAGTACAATCAATTGATCACACGTCGTATTCGGGACCTTGGTGTCTACAGTGAGTTGCATTCGCATAAAATCACTGCAGCAGAAGTAAAGGAAATCGCACCTGCTGGTATCATCTTCTCAGGTGGTCCACGTAGTGTCTACGCAGAGGATGCGTACCGGTGTGACCCAGAAATCTTCGACCTCGGTATTCCAATCTTCGGGATCTGTTACGGCATGCAGCTCATGTCACAACATTTCGGCGGAACAGTAGAACGTGCGGGACATCGTGAATATGGAAAAGCCACATTGACGTTACAAGACCCGTCACCGATGTATGCGAATCTACCGCTTGAACAAACGGTCTGGATGAGCCACAGCGACCTCGTCACATCTGTGCCAAACGGATTCGTCGTCGATGGAACGAACGTGTCATGTCCGATTGCTTCGATCAAGAACGAAGAATTGAAAATGTACGGTGTGCAGTATCACCCGGAAGTGAACCATACGGTCTTCGGAAAAGAATTGCTCAAGAACTTCCTCTTTGAAGTCTGTCAATGTGCAGGCGATTGGTCGATGGAGAACTTCATCGAAATCGAAGTAGCGAAGATTCAAGAACAAGTCGGCGACAAAAAAGTCCTCTGTGCACTTTCTGGTGGTGTCGACTCGTCTGTCGTTGCAGCCTTGATCCACAAAGCAATCGGTGATCAATTGACATGTATGTTCGTCGATCACGGTTTATTGCGTAAGGGTGAAGCAGAGAGCGTCATGAAGACATTCGCGGATCACTTCCACATGAATGTCATCAAGATTGATGCCCAGGACCGTTTCCTCGACAAACTCCGTGGTATCTCGGATCCAGAGCAGAAGCGTAAAATCATCGGCAACGAGTTCGTCTACGTCTTCGACGAAGAAGCTTCGAAGCTGACGGACATGGACTTCCTTGCCCAAGGTACGCTCTACACGGATATCATCGAGAGCGGTACGGATACGGCACAAACAATTAAATCACACCACAACGTCGGTGGATTGCCGGAAGACATGCAGTTTGAATTGATCGAACCGATCAACACGTTGTTCAAGGATGAAGTCCGTGAACTCGGGAAGGAACTCGGTCTTTCTGATGAAATCGTGTGGCGTCAGCCGTTCCCAGGACCAGGTCTCGGAATTCGTGTCCTCGGTGAAATCACAGATGAGAAACTCGAAATCGTCCGTGAATCTGATTTCATTCTTCGCGATGAAATCAAAAAAGCAGGACTCGAGCGCGAAATCTGGCAGTACTTCACAGTCCTTCCTCCAATCCGATCGGTTGGTGTCATGGGCGATGAGCGGACATACGACTATGCGGTCGGAATCCGTGCTGTCACGTCCATTGACGGAATGACATCAGACTGGGCACGTATCCCATGGGACGTGCTTGAGAAGATCTCGGTCCGAATCGTCAACGAAGTCCAGAACGTTAACCGCGTCCTGTACGATGTGACGTCGAAACCACCGTCAACGATTGAGTGGGAGTAA
- a CDS encoding NCS2 family permease, whose translation MARFFDFNGLGTNMRTEFIAGMTTFFAMAYILFVNPNTLADAGMDAGAVFGATALVAMIGSITMGLLANYPIALAPGMGLNAFFAYSVVIGMGIPWQTALSGVLVSGLVFMVLTASGIREVIINAIPEPLKMAVAAGIGLFIAFIGLKTGGLVVANEATLVSLGDLSKGTTLLAVFGLVVSAILMTRGVKGAIFFGMIVTAIAGMIFGLIPVPTSLGEIVSAPPSIAPTFGQAFLHFDEIFTVQMMIVILTFFFVDFFDTAGTLVAVANQAGLIKENKVPRAGRALIADSTATVAGSILGTSTTVSYVESSAGVAAGGRSGMTAIVTALFFGLALFFSPLLAIITAPVTAPALIIVGVLMAASLLQIDWKKFEYAVPAFLTVIMMPLTYSIATGIAFGFLFYPVTMIAKGRAKEVHPIMYVLSLGFLGYFIWLH comes from the coding sequence ATTGCGCGTTTCTTTGATTTCAATGGGCTTGGTACGAACATGCGTACAGAGTTCATCGCCGGCATGACGACATTCTTTGCGATGGCGTACATCCTGTTCGTCAATCCAAACACATTAGCGGACGCGGGAATGGATGCAGGAGCGGTCTTCGGAGCGACGGCGCTCGTCGCAATGATTGGTTCCATCACGATGGGGTTACTCGCGAACTATCCAATCGCGCTTGCACCAGGTATGGGACTAAATGCTTTCTTCGCCTATAGTGTCGTCATCGGAATGGGTATTCCGTGGCAAACTGCACTCTCAGGCGTTCTCGTCTCAGGTCTTGTCTTCATGGTATTGACGGCTTCAGGTATTCGTGAGGTCATCATCAACGCAATTCCAGAACCGTTGAAAATGGCTGTTGCAGCAGGTATCGGATTGTTCATCGCGTTCATCGGTTTAAAAACAGGTGGTCTCGTCGTTGCGAATGAAGCGACACTCGTCTCACTCGGTGATTTAAGTAAAGGAACAACACTTCTCGCGGTATTTGGTCTTGTCGTATCGGCGATCTTGATGACACGTGGTGTCAAAGGCGCAATCTTCTTCGGAATGATCGTGACGGCGATTGCTGGAATGATCTTCGGTTTGATTCCAGTCCCAACAAGTCTTGGTGAGATTGTTTCAGCACCACCGAGTATCGCGCCAACATTTGGACAGGCATTCCTCCACTTTGATGAAATCTTCACGGTTCAAATGATGATTGTCATCCTGACTTTCTTCTTCGTTGATTTTTTCGATACAGCAGGTACGTTGGTTGCAGTAGCAAACCAAGCTGGTCTGATTAAAGAAAATAAAGTACCGCGTGCTGGTCGCGCATTAATCGCTGACTCAACAGCGACGGTAGCAGGTTCGATTCTTGGAACATCAACAACGGTTTCTTACGTTGAATCCAGTGCAGGGGTCGCAGCAGGTGGTCGTTCAGGTATGACGGCAATCGTCACAGCATTGTTCTTCGGTCTTGCTTTATTCTTCTCGCCATTACTTGCAATCATCACAGCGCCGGTCACGGCACCTGCATTAATCATCGTCGGTGTATTGATGGCAGCTTCATTGCTCCAGATCGATTGGAAAAAATTCGAGTATGCGGTTCCCGCGTTCTTGACCGTCATCATGATGCCGTTAACGTATTCAATCGCAACAGGGATTGCATTCGGTTTCCTCTTCTATCCGGTCACGATGATCGCGAAAGGACGAGCAAAAGAAGTGCATCCGATCATGTATGTATTATCACTCGGTTTCCTCGGTTACTTCATCTGGTTGCATTAA
- the purB gene encoding adenylosuccinate lyase — protein sequence MIERYTRPEMKAIWTEQNKFEAWLKVEILACEAWSELGVIPKEDVQLLWDNASFDVNRILEIEQETRHDVIAFTRAVSETLGEERKWVHYGLTSTDVVDTALSYLLKQANDILAADLDRFIDILKVKANEHKYTVMMGRTHGVHAEPTTFGLKLALWYEEMKRNKVRFEAARETVEYGKMSGAVGTFANIDPFIEKYVCEKLGTKPAPVSTQTLQRDRHAHYMSTLALIATSIEKMATEIRGLQKTETREVEEFFAKGQKGSSAMPHKRNPIGSENMTGLARVIRGHMVTAYENVSLWHERDISHSSAERIILPDATGLLNYMLNRFGNIVKNLTVFPDNMKRNMDRTFGVIFSGHVLLALIEKGWSREAAYDFVQPRAMQAWEEQIMFRDLLWQEEEIQQLFTEEELDACFDPTYHTSRVDEIFERCGLN from the coding sequence ATGATCGAACGGTATACACGTCCTGAGATGAAAGCGATCTGGACCGAACAAAACAAATTCGAGGCTTGGTTAAAAGTCGAGATCCTTGCGTGTGAAGCATGGAGCGAACTAGGAGTCATCCCGAAAGAGGACGTCCAGTTGCTTTGGGACAATGCCTCTTTTGATGTCAACCGCATCCTTGAAATCGAGCAAGAGACACGTCATGATGTCATCGCCTTCACGCGTGCCGTCTCTGAGACACTCGGAGAAGAACGCAAGTGGGTCCATTACGGACTCACGTCAACGGACGTCGTCGATACAGCACTCTCGTATCTGTTGAAGCAAGCAAATGACATTCTCGCTGCAGATCTCGATCGATTCATCGATATCTTAAAAGTCAAAGCGAACGAACATAAATATACGGTCATGATGGGACGCACACATGGCGTACATGCAGAACCGACGACGTTCGGTCTGAAACTAGCGCTTTGGTATGAAGAGATGAAACGAAACAAAGTCCGTTTCGAAGCAGCACGTGAGACGGTCGAATACGGCAAGATGTCAGGTGCCGTCGGGACATTCGCGAACATCGACCCATTCATTGAAAAGTATGTCTGCGAAAAGTTAGGGACAAAGCCGGCTCCGGTCTCAACGCAAACGTTACAACGTGATCGTCATGCACACTATATGTCGACACTTGCTCTGATCGCGACATCGATCGAAAAGATGGCAACGGAAATCCGGGGTCTGCAAAAGACGGAAACACGTGAAGTCGAAGAATTCTTCGCTAAAGGTCAAAAAGGATCATCGGCGATGCCGCACAAGCGGAATCCAATCGGTTCAGAGAACATGACAGGTCTTGCCCGAGTCATCCGTGGACACATGGTGACGGCGTATGAGAACGTCTCACTTTGGCACGAACGGGATATCTCGCATTCTTCGGCAGAACGTATCATTCTTCCGGATGCGACAGGACTGCTCAACTATATGTTAAACCGTTTCGGAAACATCGTGAAGAACTTGACGGTCTTCCCGGACAACATGAAGCGGAACATGGACCGGACGTTCGGCGTCATCTTCTCGGGACATGTCTTACTCGCTTTAATCGAAAAAGGCTGGTCGCGTGAAGCAGCGTATGATTTCGTTCAACCGCGTGCGATGCAGGCGTGGGAAGAACAAATCATGTTCCGTGACTTATTGTGGCAAGAAGAAGAGATTCAACAGCTTTTCACAGAAGAAGAGCTCGATGCGTGTTTCGATCCGACGTACCATACGAGTCGCGTCGATGAAATTTTTGAACGGTGTGGCTTGAACTAA